DNA from Prunus persica cultivar Lovell chromosome G6, Prunus_persica_NCBIv2, whole genome shotgun sequence:
aaaaaaaaaaaccatgaatAGGCGATTTCGTTTTTGGTCAATATGAATAGGCGATCTGGTCGTTCTCTTTGTGCagtgaaaaagaagaggatcAGTTCAATCGCACTCTGTTAATCCTAACGGTCAATCGAGAGTATGTCTTCAGTGGAAGAAGGGTCTTTAGCTCCAAAGCGTAGATTATCGTGTTCCACCTGCTTTGACGCTCTCTGGTTTTGCTATTGTAAGCTTCCTCTTTgccttctctctctcgctctcgctttctttttcctttctgttGTTAAATATCACATAAGCTGTTCCCATTTCATTTCTGTTGACACAATAGTTTCGCAATTACATGTGGTACGATTCcagtttctttttattcaattttaatttaaaagttaCATGGGTTTTGGGTAATTGTTCATGAATCTAATGTACAACATGGTAGATTTAAACTCggattttattgaatttatGGAGAAGATGTTATTTAATAGTTGCTGaaacgaaaaaacaaaaaaacaacaaaaagcttGGTAATTTGTTCATTTTGGTTACTGCCCACTTAAGAAGCTTCAAACTTGACAGTCACTAGCTTCTGAAATCAGTTAttggtgggttttcttttGCAATTAAATTTTCTTGATGATTCTTTGGTAGTTTTCAGTGactgtttctttttcatgttAGACTGCTTTATGCTCAGTTGTTTCTATTTATGTTCATCTTTAAATCTTGTTGATAGCTGCTCGTGATCATTGCACACAGCGATAAAGTTTCACTATAAAtgtcaattatttttaattttgttttctggatGTTTCCTACCTCACTCATTCTATTTTTGTGATTGCTTTTAATTGCCTGtttatttctatttcttgcttttaatttcatggacacTCATGTTCTGGCAGCTCCAGTGCATCAGATGCAGCAGTATTATAGACTTGGGGTACTTGATAACTGTTCTGGGAAATGGACTTCTCTTGTTGATTGTTTGAGTTTGAAGACAAAACGGTCATCTGAAgtgcaggtttgattttttgtttggttataTATTTCCACCCTTTGTACGGGTTAATGGATTCCTCTTCAATTAATACGTATTGATGATTAGAGCCCTGCACCTGTCAattctttctttggtttttaataCTGTCTTTTCCTTGATGATTGTACAAAATGTGCTTGGATATTTCTTTTGGATAATAAGTCACATTGCTTTATTGTTTTTCTCCTAATTTAAGGCCTATGTGGAGAAATTGGTGTCTCCCAACATGAAAAGTACTTGGGACTGATGGTGTGACATCCTACATAGAAGATCCCATTTACTGCCAcaacaaattacaaaatggAGTAGCAGAACATAAATAGAAGTATATTATTGAAACTGATGTCAGATTATTGCCTAAATCATCTTTACACATTCTGTTCTGGCTTCATTTGTATGCCACTGCAGTATTTTTAATCAATCATCTGCCTAGCAGATCAGTGCTGCTAAAATCTTCATGCAAGAATTCTTTATCATTCCAGATTGTAGTTTTCAAGGATTTTTGGATGTGCTTGCTGTCCTCATATCAAACATTACAATCAGCATAAATTACAATGTAAAGCTAAACAATGTGTACTTCTAGCATACACATTGGATTGCGAAGGATTTATTTGTCTAAATGATGGGTGTGGCATTATGGCGGACTAGAtgatagaaattttttaactCGGAAAGATCAGAAATTTTATGGTTGATTTAAGTTTAGAGAAATTCGAGAAATAGAGAATAATagggaggagaagagagaaggaagaaaaggagaagatATCAAGGCACCAAGCCTTCAACGTGAGATAATTTTCATTCATCCAAATCGAATTTTCTTTGGAAGAAATAGCTTTAGTATAGGCTTCATGAAAAAGTTGGTTATGCTACGAGGAGACATTCAATCCAAGAGAGTAAATCAAGAACTAGGTTTCTAGTTCACTGTTTCATTTTCTCACCAAACCAATTGAAATTTACCCTCAGTTTGTTCAGAACGGAAGGATTTGGGTGTTGTGTTCATTTCCAGTACTATTGTTTAGGGAAGGAAATGTGAATTGGGTAATTCAAGCTGGTTATAATTCTGTTTATTGAAAGGCATAAGCTGTTTGGTTGTAGGGGAGGTGGTGCTATACGTTAGATTTTGGTCATTCAGCGTCTTCTGAATTTAGGGATGCATCTTCTTTGGCTATCTTCACTGACTGAAAGAAGCTGTTCTTTGATACTTAATACCAAGTTTAGTGTTGAGGCCCTGGTTTTGGAAGAATTGTATGGTTTTGTAGTCTAGCTTTCATTGTTGTAATTGGTCTGCGTAGTTCGCACTGTTGATTGATTGACTTTCCTTTCCAATAAGAAGGAAAATACATTTCGAGCACGGATCAACTAGTTGATATGTTCACCAAGCCTATGTTCACCAAGCCTATGTCCTCTACTAATTTATTTTACATTGAAGCAAACTGATGGCGACTCTCCTCCATCTGTTTGAGGATGCACATAAAGTTAGCAGCTTGACGTTGCTCTATAGCAGTAATAGCTGCTTCAGCTGATTGCTGTTAATGTAGAATATGCAAAGCCTTTAAACCGTCAGCTAGTTCCATGGATCTGTTAGTTTCGGTTGAGTGAGTTAGATAATTTTTATGTGGGCTTGCTATAACTATAAAGAACACAAGTTTACGAGCTGTAATTTTAAGCCTCTGTAGTGTCATAATTCATTATGGAACTCAGAAATCGAAAGTCTCATTTTACTTTCAGTTTCATCTTGTCTGTTTTTTGCCTCAATTTTCTCAAGTTCTTGACACACCGGTTCTATAGTTGCTAAACAGACTTGACAAAAGGGATTAGTTGCTATACTGGCTTATTCCTAACACACACCcacataatattaatattactACATATCTGTacatattatttaaatgtttggCATATACGTAAAAATTATTGGAAGAGCCACCCTTCTATTTGTTCCTTATGAATTCTGATGTATTCGAGTGTTGGAAGTGTTTTGTTGTTGGACTTTGATCATTCTTGTCACATGTTCTTTCAATTGGTGCTTACAAGCGTGCAAGGAACTGTGGCTTCTTATATTGGGTTGGTGCCTAGAAAGAGTAGATCCATTTCACTCTTTCCCCCTTGTGGTGATGGCAGATTCATGTATAAGATGGCAATGTAGGAAAAGCCTTCCTTTCAGTTTGTGCTTTATAATACACCTGAGTCTGACCTAAAGCTAATACTCGCCATGTTATGATTCGGTTTTCAATAagttgtcttttttctttttccttttccactTTCCTTTCCCTAagagcttctttttttggtgattGTCAATAACTACTTGTGACAAAATTAACAGCTATGTGGCACTTAGGAATATGGCTTGAATTCAGTTTGGCTTGTGATATACATGATTCTTCAAGGTAATAACAAACTAGACTTTCTTAATACAGGAAATTTTGGAAACCCGGGAAAAAGCGAAGTCTCACATCTGGACTTTTCGGACTCCCGAAGAAGCATCAGTTCACTGGAAAGAACAATTTGGACATTTAGATGAAATGGAATGATGGAGATTAAGTTCAGCATCCTTCTGTGCTCCTCCTTTGAAATTTTGCCCCGCATCTGGTGAACCCAAAGAATAGACTTTGATTTATAGTGGTAGTGAACCCACTTGATTTAAAATAGGGACAGAGAGAGTAAGAGAGTGAGATCTGCAATACATTATTCTTTGcttgttaattttgtttttctttatatagAAATTTAAGTGGAATGGGGTTCTAAAATGactactattattattttctttttatgctgTGGCATAAGGGGCCATGTCTTTaatttcaaagtgaagttCACAGCAGTCTGGAAGGAAGATCAACTGAAAATTGTAACCGCAATCACTGCAATTTATCTTTCTGATCTGAAGGGTCTTTATTTGTGGTCGATGATCTGAAATGTTGATTTGAATACAAGTGATAATCTGAACTAAAAGGATGAGAGTTTCTCACACGAGTACAAGAGTGTCATGGGAGTTCGAACCTGAAGGATTGATTTGATATATGAAAAATGCTAGGCTGGccacatttttataccacattgtGTACCATCTTTATGTACacaatgtggtataaaaatgtggttAGCCTAGCATTACCTTCTCCTAAAAGCCACTCGACAAAAACAATTCTTGAGTAATATACATCAAGGGTAATGCCATCCCCCACACCACACCTATATTCGTTATTTTCACGAGACATGgtactatatatattttgacaaaaaaattgttggaaaaaaataatatttaaaattggaagaaaattaTTAGGGCTTTTGTACATATCTTTCTCACGAGACATGGAACAGATGAGAGCCTGCTtgtgttgaataaaaaaagtgGACTTAAAACCTCATGctttttttggttatattGGAGGAAAGAAATTCCACTGTGATTCGATCTTAAGTGCCattaggggtgggcgcggtccggttctcacctcaaaccggaaccgaaacaggtattatttaaccggtccggttcggtccggtttaggcaaaaaaaatttcgaaaaccggccggttcggttctaaccggttccggtccggttcTGACCGAttccggttttgaaccggattattaatttattatttttttaattttttttttaaaaaaattataataaataacttatttttttagcttaaaaatgaacaaataatccaattcatacatttagaaattttttgaagttgaatttggaaaattagtgattatagaagttaaaaaatggcattagattttaaaattttgtaaaaatataaatataaaatatatgaccggtccggttcggtccggtccggtgcggagagatgtaaaaccAGAATCGGAACCGGTTGGAACCGGTTCGATCCGGTTCTGgtccggtttgttgacttttttggtcaaccgattttttttccggttttttttcaccggttcggttcggtgttccggttttccggtcctgatgcccacccctaagtGCCATGGGGAGGGGGAATCCACCACCACTGTGGTGGGAACCCATTGGCTAAAGCCCCCTACCTTAACCTTCAAGTTTTAAGCACTAAACCACTAAGGTAAAAATGCTTCTAATGTTATTAATGCACAATGAAtgtatttaataattttccatCCAATTGTATtcaatatatctatatatataaatttataaaataaatggcagataatagtgaaacattcaaaatgttagaaaatatcattggttaatacaaacattaaggattgaaattattaattaaatgaggataatatggtcaATTCAcacatttcatattttaaaaaaagaaaattaaaagaaaaatcagataatggatcataTTTTTGTGGAACACAACtgtccattatcttttttaattctaaaataaattttaattttttttaaaaaagcctctcgcaggcgccGAAGCGCATGcgaagaggctagtatatatattaaggTTTGAAACCCTACCACATTTCTTCCCTTGCACCATCTCTCTTCCAATTCTTGCTCtcacctgtttttttttcttccatcgGTTTTTgactcttctcttcttcttctcctttttgcATCTGTCTTACACCAACTTCTCTATCTCGATCTAGAGATCCAGACCAAGCCTCCTCGCTCGTCGCCTAGCCTTCTTCTCCCTAAAAACTGAAACCGAAAATTCCAGCTCGG
Protein-coding regions in this window:
- the LOC18775267 gene encoding uncharacterized protein C227.17c, which gives rise to MSSVEEGSLAPKRRLSCSTCFDALWFCYSPVHQMQQYYRLGVLDNCSGKWTSLVDCLSLKTKRSSEVQEILETREKAKSHIWTFRTPEEASVHWKEQFGHLDEME